The stretch of DNA ACTTAAAGGAAGATCTCCATCTTGTGGAATAAAAGACACTAAAATTTATGATGGTAAAAAAAACCCTAATGTACTTAGGAAAGGGGATGGAATATTTGCAAAAGAAGTATTGAAAAAATATCCTTATTTAGCTATTGAAGGAGAAGGAAGACTTACAAATTTTAAAATCAGAGAGCATTTTCTTGCACATCTATATACTATGAATAGATTTAAAATAGTAGAAAAAGAAAGAACAATGAAATCTTTAGTAGATTTTCATAGTAAGAATAAATATTTATTAATGGCTCATAATCCAGAAATATTAAAAGAATTAGGCAGAATTGTAGCAAACCATGATAAATTAGATATAGAAACTATTTTTAAAAATTATAAATTTAATTTAGGGAAAGCTTTGAAAGACTTACCTAAGAAAACCAATTATATAAATGCTCTTATGCATATATTTGGATATTTTTCCTATGAATTATCTAAACAAGAAAAGAAGTTTAGTTTAGATTTATTAAATAAATATAGAAATGAAAGTATAGCTTTAAGTGTGCCATTAAATGTATTTAGAACATATGCAATAAAATATAATAAAAAATATTTATTAGAACAAACTATATGGTCATGTTATCCAGAAGGATTGATGAATTTAAAAGATAGTAAAAGAAATTAAAAGAAAATTAATTAAGGAAAATAATGAAGAAACATAAAAATAAATTCTTATAGTACTAGTAATATGCATAGATTATATTACTAGTACTTTTTTTATTGTCTAAAATTACTTTAAGAAAACTATAAACTGATAATCAAAGTGAAAGTAACACTTTATAATTATATTCATATTTTAATAAGGTAATGGACCTTTGTAGGTTATTTATAGAATTAAAATAGTATGTATATTTCATTTGATATAAAAATCAGTAGATAAAGTAATTGAAGAATTTATAAGATTCTAAAGGGGTTTGTGATAAATGAAAGGTCATCAGAATAAAAGTAGTATATATAGAAAATTTATAAAAAGATTAATGGATTTTATTTTGGCTTTGATGGCTATTATTCTTTTAAGTCCTGTGCTTGTAATTGTAGGTTTATTAGTTAAAATAAATCTTGGAAGTCCAATAATATTTAAGCAAAAGAGGCCAGGGTTGGATGAGAAACTTTTTACTATGTATAAGTTTAGAACAATGACAGATGAAAAGAATAATTATGGTGAACTACTACCAGATAGTACAAGACTAACAAAGTTTGGAGTTTTACTACGATCTACTAGTCTTGATGAATTACCTGAATTATTTAATATTCTTAGAGGTGATATGAGCATAGTAGGGCCAAGGCCATTATTAGAGGAATATTTGCCTTATTATACTGAAATTGAAAAATTAAGGCATTCACTTAGGCCTGGTTTATCAGGTTTAGCACAAATAAATGGACGGAATAATATTGATTGGAATACTAGATTAAGTTTAGATGTGGAATATGTTAAAAATATTTCCTTTATATTAGATATAAAAATTATATTAAAGACTATTGGAAAAGTAATTAAAAGAGAAGATGTAATTACTGAAGATAAGGAAATTTTCACAGATTTACAGACTGAGAGGACTGCTTCAGATGATGATAAAAATAAATAGAAAGTTCTTAAATTAAATCTTAAAGGAGTTTAAGAATGTACCAAACAAAAACAGTAGCAAAATCTGCTATGACAATCATGATATTTACTTTATTAAGTAAGTTGTTAGGATTTTTAAGAGAAGTACTAATAGCTACAAAATTTGGCTCAGGAATTGAAACTGATGCATATTTTGTAGCTAATACCGCTTGTAATTTTATAATTGGGGTTATTGGATACTCATTAACTATCACTTTAATCCCGATAATTTCAAATATGTCAGGAGAGAGGTTACATACTACTAAAATAACACATAATTCTTCTAATAGTTTAAAGTGTAACACAAATATAAATAACTATATGAATAGTATTGTAAATATAACTATTTTATTTTCTCTAGCTATTTCTATAACAACTTGGTTTATTTCACCAATACTTATAAAATTATTGGCTAAGGGCTTTGAGGGAGAACAATTTATATTGGCAGTAAAATTAACTAAAATAGGAGTACCTATTATTATTTTAACAGCTTGTAATAGTATTTTTTCTGGATTTTTACAGGGAAATCAAAAATTTAATATTAATGCTGCTATAGGGATACCTTCTAATGTAATATTTATTATATTTTTAATATTTTTTTCTCAGTCATTTGGTACAGAAGGATTGATGGTAGCTTCAGTTATTGCAATGTTAACTCAATTATTGTTGCAATTATACTCAGCTTATAAAATTAAATATTCTTATAAAATGAAAATAAAGTCTAAAGATGAATATGTAAAGAATACTTTCTATATGATTATACCAGTAATATTAGGATCTATGGTAAATAAAATTAATACTGTTGTAGATAAAACATTAGCTTCAGAACTAGTAAATGGAAGTATATCATCTTTAAATTATTCTAATATAATAAATTCTTTAATATTAAATATATTTGTAATAGGAATTACTACAGTAATATATCCTATACTCTCCAAAGAATTTATGAAGAAAAATATAAAATCCATAAAAATTATTTTAAAGAAAAGTATAAATATAATATTGATAGTAATTATACCTACAACTATAGGAATTATGATACTTTCTAAGCCTCTTATAATATTATTTTATGAAAGAGGTGCCTTTGATAGTAATGCAACTAAAATGACTTCATTAGCATTGGTGTTTTATTCAATTGGATTAGTTGGGATTAGTATCAGAAACATACTTGATAAAACATTTTATTCCTTTAAGGATACTAAAACTCCAATGATAAATGGAATACTAACTGTAGTGGTAAATATTATATTAAATTTAGCTTTAGTGAGATTTATGGCACATCTAGGATTAGCACTAGCTACAAGTATAGCTGAAATATTTGGTGCAATGCTACTTATTATTAGTTTAAGAAAAAAAATAGGAAGCTTTAGTATTAAATTTTATTCTAAATTTTTAATGAAATTAGGATTATCTGCAAGCATAATGGGCGTAATTGTTTATTTTACCTATAATTCATTAGACTATATGAATTATAACTTTATATTTAGATTGATAACATTACTAATTATTATTTTAATAGGTGCTATTATTTATATATTTTTATGTTATATTTTAAGAATTGAAGAAGTGAAAGTGTTTTTTAAATATATTAAAAGAAGGTACTTATAAGTATCTTCTTTTTTTAGTAACTAAATATTGATATTACACATATATTAAACATATATTAAACCATAGGTCTTATAACTATATGAGGTGATAAGTTATGAAAAAGGTTTTATTTGTAGCTACTATCGATGAACATATATTAGCTTTTCATACACCATATCTAAAATGGTTTAAAGAGCAGGGGGTTGAGGTTCATGTAGCATCCAATGGTAATTTTAATATACCATATGCAGACATTAAATATAATATTCCATTTTCTAGATCACCATTTAAATTAGATAACTTGAAATCATATAATAAGCTTAAAAAGATTATTAATAGTAACAGTTATAACTTGATTCATTGCCATACACCTGTAGGCGGAGTATTAACTCGAATAGCAGCAATACGATCTAGAAAGAGAAAGACTAAGGTTTTATACACAGCACATGGTTTCCATTTTTTTAAAGGAGCACCACTTAAAAACTGGCTGCTATATTATCCTATAGAAAAATGGTTGTCAAAACATACAGATACTCTAATTACTATAAATGAAGAAGATTATAAATTAGCTAAAAATAATTTTAAGACTAAATCAATAAAGTTAGTGAATGGTGTTGGTATAGATTTAAATAAATTTATTTCACAAACAATAGAAAGAAAGCAAGAATTACGAAAAAAATATGGATATAAACCTGATGATTTTATTTTAATATTTGCTGGAGAGCTTAACTATGGAAAACATCAAGATTTACTAATTAATGGAGTGAATCTATTAAAGAATAAAATGCCCAATATTAAACTATTATTAGCAGGCATGGGACCATTATATGAACAGTATAAAAAACAAATTAATGATTTAAATATTAATGATTATATTAAGTTATTAGGTTTTAGAAAAGACATCAATAATTTAATGATGTTATCAGACATTGCAGTTTCATCCTCTAGGCGTGAAGGGTTGCCTGTAAATGTTATGGAAGGAATGGCTACTGGATTGCCATTAATTGTTACAGATTGTAGAGGCAATAGTGATCTTGTAAATGATGGCGAAAATGGATTTATTATAGGAATTAATAACACTACTCAATTTAAAAATAAAGTTAATGAATTATTTCAATCAGAATCTCTTAGAAATAAATTTGGTAAAAGAAGTTTAGAATTAATTAAATATTATTCACTTGAAAACATACTTAATGATATGAAGGAGATATATTATGAACAATTCAGTTAAAATAAACACATCTTACGAGGAAAATATTTTTTATAACTCTAAAAAAAAACTATAGAAATATTATTGATTTTAATGGTAATCTTTTTTCACCATGGGAATAAAGACTTCGGCGCTAATATTTCATTATCTGATCTATTATTTCCAATTATTTTATATTATTTTATTTCTAGAAATAAAATAATATTAAATGGTGCTCATTTAATATATGGTTGTTTACTTGTTATAGTTGGATTATTAACATCATTTATATTTATTCCTATTACTATGAATATTGAACCAAATCCATCAGGTATTATTGAGGGATATATAAAATTATCTATAGTATTTTTATATTTTATATTAGGGTACTCTATTTGTAAATCTAAGCTAATAGAAAGCATGCTGAAGTGGTATTCCATTGCTGGAGTAATAATCGGTAGTATTGGAATAATTTCTTTGTTTATTAATTTAGGAAGCTTAAATAAAATATTTTATTTTGGTGATGTAAGATTTAGAGGAATTATGATAGACCCAAACTTTTTTGCTGTATTACAAGTCACTACCTTAGCATATTTCACAAGAAATATTAGTATAAAAAAGATTTATAGAATTATTATCATAACAATAGTTGTTGCTTCTATATTGTTATCAGGTTCTAAAACAGGTTTTTTAACATTTATAATATATTTTGGTCTTAGATTATTTGAATATATTATTGTAACAAAAAAATCTTTTAAAAAAATTATTCTAATAATCTTATTTGTTGCTTTGTTAATTCTGTCATTACCAATATTAATAAACATATTTCAATATATGTTAGAGTATATTGGTAATATTATGCCAATTTTTAATAGAGTAAAAGTAATATTTACAGACTTTAATTCTGCAATAGGAGGAGAAGGCTCAGGTAGAAAAGAGGCCATTATGGGTGGAATACACATAATTAAAAAATCTCCAATATTAGGTGTGGGGGTTGGTAATTATTATAATTTTATGGAAAAAACATTAGGATATTTTCAAGATGCGCATAATACTTATATTCAGTTGTTTGCTGAATATGGGTTTGTTTTAGCATTTATATACTATGCTTATATATTTATAAATATTTGTAAAAGTAGAACTATAAAAAATAAAAGTAAAAATAATATTTTAATTCTTAGGGATATAATAGTTATTTTATTAATTGGCTCATTAGCTCTTTCACTGGACAATGCTAGAATGTATTGGTTTTATTTAGGCGCTTTCTTCTATGAAGTGAAAAAGAAAACATAATCTTTTTATTATTAGAATGAGAAATTATCTTCTGACCTATTCAAATAGTTTAAATTACAGTCAAGTCATCCCATATTAGGTGTATTCTAATTGGAAATGAATTTTGTTATATATAAAAATTAACAGGAAAGTAGTGATTTTTATGAAGGTAGATGTTTCAATAATAATGGGTATTTATAACTGTGAAAAAACATTAAGTGACACAATTGATTCTATAATTAATCAAACTTATAAAAATTGGGAACTAATTATGTGTGATGATGGTTCTAGTGATGCTACTTATAGAATTGCAAAAGAATATTCAAATAAGGATAATAGGATTAAAGTTATTAAAAATTCTGAAAATTTAAGGCTACCAAAAACATTAAATAATTGTTTAGAACATGCTATGGGAGAGTATATCATGAGGCATGATGGTGATGACATCATGGTAAGTAATAGAATTGAAAAGCAATTAAAATATATGAAAATTAGCAATTGTGATGTTTGTGGGGCAGGTGCATATATTTTTGATGATTCAGGAGTATGGGGACTTCGCCAGCCTGAAAAATACCCAAGTAGTAAATCTATGGTTTTAGGGGCACCTTTTATTCATCCCACTGTAATAATGAAAAAAAGTACATTGCTTCAAGTGGACGGATATTCTGATAATGAACTAACTAGAAAGAGACTTGAAGATTATGATTTGTGGCTTAAACTACTTGAAAAAAACTTTGTTTTTCAAAATATTCAGGAACCATTGATATATTTTAGGGAAAATAAAAACTCTTATAACAGAAAAAAGAAAAAATTCAGAATGGCAGAAACGAAAGCTAGATTAATTGCATGTAGTAGATTAAAAATACCTTATTTACAGAGAATATTCGCATTAAAACCTCTAGTTGTAATGATGATACCTAAAAAAATTCTTAGAAAATACCATATAAGAAAAGCATCTTTTAGTATAAGTAAATAAAAAATGTAACTACTGAGGAATAGAGATGGACTAAAGAAAAAGATAGACAACAAAAAGGTCTATATTTTTTATTGCCTATAAAAGTTAATTTAATGAGAATTTGATGGTTGAAGAAATAAGCATAAGGGGGAGTAAAAATGAAATATAATGACGTGTATTTTACAAAGAAATATGGAAAACTTTATGAGAAAATTGAGAATGGAACATTGGAAATATTTGAATATAATTCGAAAATGGGTTCTATTAAAAATATATTTTTAAAAAGAGAAATTCCAATAAATACAAATGGTGAAAAATACTATGATTTAATAACCCCTTATGGATATGGAGGACCGATAATTGTAAGTTGTAATGATGAATCTAAGAAAGATGAATTAATAAAGGGCTATTATAAGGAATTTAAAAAATTTTGTTTTAAAAATAATGTGGTTAGTGAATTTATTAGATTTCATCCTATAAATAATAACGCAAAAGATTTTATGGAAATATATGAAGTTGAATATTTAAGAAAAACAATAGGAACTAATCTAAAAAATTATGATGATCCAATAAAAAGTGAATTTAAAAAAGGATGTAGGAAGGAAATAAGAAGAGCCTTTAATAAGGGTGTGCTATATAAAATAAAAAAATCTCCTACTAATTTAGATACATTTAAGAAGTTGTATTATGAAACAATGGATAGAAATAATGCAGTTGATTATTATTATTTTGATGATCAATACTTTGATGATATATTAATACATTTTAAAGATGAATTATTGTTAGTGGAATTAATATATGAAAATAAAATAATTGCAAGTGAAATTTATCTTATCTCTAGTGGATTAATTCATGCACATTTACTGGGAAGTTTGGATGAATATTTATATTTATCTGCAGGATGTATATTAGAATATGCAACTGCACTTTGGGGAAAAGAAAATAATTATGATTATATTCACCATGGTGGTGGAAGAACAAATGCTGAAGCTGACAAATTATTAAAAAATAAAAGAAAATTTGGCAAGAATACAGAATTTGATTTCTATGTAGGAAAAAAAATCTGGAATAAGAATAAATATAAAGAGCTAGTTGAAATTCGAAGAAGAGAAAAAGAGTTTAACACGAATAATTCCTTTTTCCCATTATATAGGGCTTAAAGGTTTAATAATAATATACGTATTGTAGCATAAATTAGTAGATATTATCTATTAATTAAGTAGTAATTGTAGAAATCTTATTAGAAAGGTAAAAAAGTTCTATAGAAAGTTAAATCAAACTTATAAAAGATAATATTTATTTGGGATATGTAATATATATAGATAAAACATGTCATAAATAAGGGTGAGAAAATGATAATTAAAGTTAAAAAATATATAGAAAGTAAGAAGAAAATGCTAGAATATTTTAAATCCCATTCTGAATATTTGGAAGAGGGAGAATATAAAATAGATGATTTATTGACTTATTTGTATAAAAATGATTCTCTCACTTATAGTACAGTAAGTAATATGTTAGAAAATAGCTATACAAGAGCAGTTTTCAAGAAATCAATTCTAAAAAGACTTTTAAATTTATGCATAAAGATACTTTTTTTTAATAAGACCTTGATTGTAAAAGAGTCATCAAGATACGATTCTATATTTCAAGGAAATTTATATTTACCATCTATGAGTGGAAAAGAGATTAAAATATTTGATTTAAATACTAATAGAGTATTATTAATATTTTCTAATAAAAAAGATTATATAAATAGAGTTAAAAAATATAATAGATTTCAGGAATATTTTAATCTTCCTAAAATCTTAAGCAAGAATGACAGTGATCTAATGGCAGTTGAAAAATATATTGATTATAAGCCAAATTTTGAGTGGACTAATGAAGATTATGAAAAGGTAATAAAAAATGCATTTAAAACAGAAATAGAATATATAAAATTATGTAAAAACTCTGGGGACTATTATTATAAGAATATAAAACAAATAACTGAAGAATTGCCCAAAATGACAGATTTTATTGATTTTCTTAAGAAAAACATTAAAGATGAATTACTGGAGGAGGAATTTCCATATGTACAATTACATGGTGATCTTTGGACTTCAAATATATTAGTTGAAAATAATAAGAAAAGCATTTACTACATTGATTGGGAATATTCTACGTACTTTATAATAATTTATGATTTTTGCTTTATGATTCTTAATGAAAGTTTTACTAATTCTAATAATCTTTATTTAGATAATTATATTGATGGAAAATATGATAAATATTTTGATAAAATTTTTGAAATATTTGATATGAAGATGAAAACTGAATATAGAATTGACTATTTGTATATGGCAATGCTACTCCAATACTTAGATAGATGGTATAAAGTTGGTTACAAGATTGAAATGAAAATTCTAAAAAATATAAAAGGAGTTTTTGAATATATTAATAATATAAAATCTTATTGAATTTAGGAGGTAAAATATGATTAATTTAGCACAGCCTGATATAACTCAAAAGGAAATAGATATAGTTACTGAAGTAATGAAATCCAATATATTAAGTATTGGTCCAAAAATAAATGAATTTGAGCAAAAATTTAAAGATTATTTTCATGTAAAACATGCAATAGCTGTCAATAGTGGGACTAGTGGACTTCATTTATTGGTTAAATCTCTAGATATTAAAGAAGGAGATGAAGTAATAACAACCCCTTTTAGTTTTGTTGCATCTACTAATTGTTTTTTATTTGAGAGAGCAAAACCAGTTTTTATAGATATAGACAAAGATACATTAAATATGAATATAGATAAAATAGAAGAAAAAATAACTGATAAAACAAAAGCAATATTAGTAGTAGATGTATTTGGACATCCAAATAATATGGAAAAAATAAAAAGAATAGGTGACAAATACAAAATTAAAATTATAGAAGATTCATGCGAAGCAATTGGTTCAGAATATAATGGAATAAAATCAGGGACATTAGGAGATTGTGGAGTATTTGCTTTTTATCCTAATAAACAAATAACAACAGGTGAGGGTGGCATGATTATAACTAATAATGATGAAATAGCAGATTTATGTAGAAGTCTTAGGAGCCAGGGAAGAGCTATTACAGAAATGTGGCTTCATCATGAAAGGATAGGATATAACTATAGGATGAATGAACTACAAGCTGCTATTGGAATAGTGCAAATGGAAAGGTTAGATGAAATATTAGAAAAGAGACAAAAGGTAGCTAATATGTATAATGAAAGATTAAAAGAAATTAAAGGAATTATAATCCCATATATAGATACTAAAGTTACAAAAATGAGTTGGTTTGTATATGTTATAAGATTAAATAGTGACATTGATAGAAATAAAGTATTAGAATATTTATCAAATAATAATATTGGATGCAAACCATATTTTAGTCCAATACATTTACAGCCTTATATGAAAAAAGTATTTGGTTTTAAACAAAATGATTTTCCTATTACTGAAAAAATAAGTAATTCTACTATAGCATTACCATTTTACAATAATTTAACCATAGATGAAATTGATTATATTGCTGAAAAATTAGAGGAGGCAATAAATATATTATGATTAATGAATTAAGTTAGGGGTTATTAATATGGGTAGAAAAACTAAAAAATTAATACTAATTATTATAGATATTATTTTAATTAATATATCATTTTATTTATCATTTTATTTAAAGTTTGATTCTAATATTCCTTTAATATATTTAAGTTATATAACTAATAACTTTATCATTATAACAGTTATCAAGCTTATTATATTTTCATATTTAAAGCTATATAAAAATTTTTGGAAGTATGCAAGTATAGAAGAATTAATACAAATACTTGCAGCTGTTTTTATTTCTAATATAATTGTTTTATTTTATTTTATATTAAGGAAAATTAGTTTTCCACAAAATATATATATACTCATATTTATTATTGATATTTTATTTGTTGGTGGAAGTCGTTTGAGTTATAGAGTGATAAGAGAATTTAAAAAGAGGAAGTTAAATTTAAAGAATAATATAAAGAGAATTATGATTATCGGTGCTGGAGATGCTGGGGCAATGATAATAAGAGAGTTTAAAAATAATCTTAAATTAAATTATAAACCAATTGTTGTAATTGATGATGATGAGAAAAAAATAGGTCAAAGAATAAATGGAATACCTATTTTGGGGAGAAAAACTGAAATAGTAAATGTTGTAAAAAATAAAAATATTGATGAGATAATTATTGCTATTCCATCAGCAGATAAAAAACAAATTAGAGATATAATTGATGAATGTAAAAAAACTAAGTGTAAAATTAAGATTCTTCCTAATATGTCTGAGTATATTGAAAGTAGAGGAAGTATTAATAATATAAGGTATGTCAAAATAGAAGACTTACTAGGGAGAGAAGAAGTAAAATTAAAAGTTGAAGAAATAAGTGAACATTTAAAAGGTAAGAATGTTTTAGTAACTGGGGGAGGAGGATCAATAGGTTCTGAGTTATGTAGACAAATTTCAAAATTTAATCCTAAAAAAATTATTATATTGGATATCTATGAAAATAATGCATATAATTTACTAAATGAAATTAAAAGAAAATATAAGAATATAGATATAAAAATTATAATTGCATCTATTAGAGATAAACAAAGAATAAATGAAGTTATAAAAAATTTAATGCCAGATATAGTATTTCATGCTGCAGCCCATAAACATGTTCCTTTAATGGAAAGTAATCCAAAAGAAGCAATAAAGAATAATGTATTAGGGACAGTAAATGTAGTATTAGCAGCGCATAAATACCATGTAAAAAGATTTGTAATGATATCTACAGATAAAGCAGTAAATCCTACAAATGTAATGGGTGCATCTAAAAGATTATGTGAAATGTATATTCAATCTATAAATAATATTAGCAAAACTGAATTTGTAGCAGTTAGATTTGGGAATGTACTAGGTAGTAATGGAAGTGTAATCCCTTTATTTAAAGAACAGATATCAGAAGGTGGCCCTGTTACTGTAACTCATAAAAATGTAATAAGATATTTTATGACTATACAGGAATCAGTTCAACTTGTAATTCAAGCAGGTGCTA from Senegalia massiliensis encodes:
- a CDS encoding polysaccharide biosynthesis protein translates to MGRKTKKLILIIIDIILINISFYLSFYLKFDSNIPLIYLSYITNNFIIITVIKLIIFSYLKLYKNFWKYASIEELIQILAAVFISNIIVLFYFILRKISFPQNIYILIFIIDILFVGGSRLSYRVIREFKKRKLNLKNNIKRIMIIGAGDAGAMIIREFKNNLKLNYKPIVVIDDDEKKIGQRINGIPILGRKTEIVNVVKNKNIDEIIIAIPSADKKQIRDIIDECKKTKCKIKILPNMSEYIESRGSINNIRYVKIEDLLGREEVKLKVEEISEHLKGKNVLVTGGGGSIGSELCRQISKFNPKKIIILDIYENNAYNLLNEIKRKYKNIDIKIIIASIRDKQRINEVIKNLMPDIVFHAAAHKHVPLMESNPKEAIKNNVLGTVNVVLAAHKYHVKRFVMISTDKAVNPTNVMGASKRLCEMYIQSINNISKTEFVAVRFGNVLGSNGSVIPLFKEQISEGGPVTVTHKNVIRYFMTIQESVQLVIQAGAMALGGEIFILDMGEPVKILNLAEDLIKLSGFEPYKDIPIVITGLRDGEKLYEELLLDGEGILSTNHEKIFIAQPQFKDYELLVEEIEKLKEITSNGNVQEVKDYLQKIVPNYKTLFIKN